From a single Stomoxys calcitrans chromosome 4, idStoCalc2.1, whole genome shotgun sequence genomic region:
- the LOC131997137 gene encoding uncharacterized protein LOC131997137: MRAQEVYKCTLCQNRHGLRYCPKFIKMTVEDRRVAVLRHKYCRNCLAKSHIVDDCQSMETCRKCGFQHHTMLHPRKVALKPKDSSATNQSTPSRHQRQEPRRPNNGQSTSSQSQRKPARPNVSVKSRLGQRNQVSAGQQQQQKARKTNRPKGQRHHQQPQRKPQRKPQSTTTPSTNQPNHLILSEAIKSLATVLCASSTNFA, translated from the coding sequence ATGCGTGCCCAGGAAGTGTACAAATGTACTCTGTGCCAAAACCGCCATGGCCTCCGGTACTGCCCAAAATTCATCAAGATGACCGTGGAGGACAGAAGGGTGGCAGTGCTAAGGCACAAGTACTGCCGGAACTGCCTGGCCAAAAGCCATATTGTGGACGATTGCCAGTCGATGGAAACTTGCAGGAAATGTGGGTTCCAGCACCATACAATGCTGCACCCACGGAAAGTAGCCCTAAAACCCAAAGACTCCAGCGCTACCAACCAATCTACCCCATCAAGACATCAACGCCAAGAGCCAAGAAGACCCAACAATGGCCAATCCACCTCATCTCAGTCCCAACGAAAACCAGCAAGGCCCAACGTAAGCGTCAAATCACGCCTAGGCCAGCGTAACCAAGTGTCAGCtgggcaacagcaacaacaaaaagccAGAAAAACCAACAGGCCCAAGGGCCAAAGACACCACCAACAGCCTCAACGCAAGCCTCAACGCAAACCCCAGTCAACCACGACACCGTCAACCAATCAGCCCAATCACTTGATCCTCTCAGAGGCCATCAAGTCCCTGGCGACCGTGCTTTGCGCCTCATCAACCAATTTTGCGTAA
- the LOC131997057 gene encoding uncharacterized protein LOC131997057: MSVEKASANLTSQPSVSDTNTGAAPPAQTSLSNDKFLFDCDHLINFCTQFEQCEIQDQTDSVLEVRLEDLEHRWQRLQTTYESLMLAPRGTNSKDFRDNALVNFNASSEAYYTARSQILDMLRISGGNTRQNARHSLIPAYIPQPAANHSSHDVADSYIKVPPCDTEIFKGGYEEWPSFRDMFTAVYADHPKLTRAQKLYHLRNKTRGDAGAIVKRYALCDENFDLAWSALKARYENKRVLVDNQLKILFSIPTATVENSEAIHRIQSTVNDCLCTLRTLNVNVGSWDPILLYLVSTKLPDETLALWEQSLTSHRELPTWNQLDEFLISRYEIVERLSSMKATKTRGSLPSQNSGKIQTYHSQEKLSSSCPLCNSDHTIRSCGQFRKYSAQQRNEFAHRHKLCMNCLSSSHLKTNCKSINTCIICHKPHHTLLHFRGKPEEKTDDRPNHSNHEDNKSHAKSSGVSPKDTSLNEAPSTSSANRSSHVQANFSSNNETILLRTALVRVEHQGELFTLRALIDPGSQRTFITQRIQKRLQIPTSRAHFEIFGIGEQTQTSEKECQLVIVAEKYDVRFTVSAIVLPKMTKWLPSVSFEVSNPSDLEELDLADPNFNKSAQIDLILGNDSERFISMEGIRKNVCGDTSAYNTVFGWVLSGPMQTERIFSFSTNVVESEDIKISELLRKFWEQEEVPMAPPLCEEDQFCEEFYSKTTTRSPDGRYIVRLPFKAEFSDSLSLGSSRFLALAQYNRMETKLSDDPELNTEYNSVLSEYLSLGHAEETSSQEINCYGKYNSFYLPHHAVIRPEHKSTKVRVVFNASRKSKSGYSLNDVLHTGPTLQTDLTSVILGWRRYRYVFCGDIQKMYRQIWLHPIDRAYQRILFRPDPTGPVKDFELKTVTFGLNCAPFLAIRTLLKLAADSENKFPNVAETLRKETYVDDILSGGFSIEDTIQAQGDIISVLAQAGFPLVKLTANDPQLLANLPPESLYNSDFLRFHDSSTTKTLGIKWNALTDSFSYTLSAIPTDQPMSKRKVLSAVAQLFDPAGWVAPVVIKSKILMQQLWLEGLDWDDELSSETLGKWNSLVSDLGHIGSISVPRWLQYHPSDTVEIHGFSDASQAAMCACVYIRCQTSKSVVFSNLFVAKSKVAPLKPVCLPRLELNGAFLLAKLVNYVVCSFDMNISGITLWTDSSIVLGWLTKPPWTWETYVANRTSKIHDLLPEGTWRHVPTHDNPADLGTRGCRPQDLACNSFWFHGPNWLTNPPSEWPDRNPLISPEMRKRLNIQVMHETVEDPDILLRFSSYPRALRVVSYMLRFCHNCLSGRRGTTRISSSILTQEEVKRTKFRLIMLAQMKWYPEEYKQISRSEELSNKSSLLCLNPFLDQERVLRVNGRLAACSLPYNERYPIILPGNSRLCHLYLLHLHEFLAHGECILMCRMIQTEFHISRLKPRVKGIIHKCKTCIIFRKRSCVQIMAPLPPDRCTITPAFHVTGIDFAGPFEIKSSSLRRSPLLKGYVSIFVCFATKAVHLEPCSELSTAAFEAAFSRFLGRRGLPRKVVSDNGRNFVGASRKMLKEFRSFIQVAASDIAGKYATQGFEWQFIPPHAPHMGGLWESAVKSFKHHFKRVAGAHLFTFEQFATVLARIEGVLNSRPISAVSEDPNDLTALTPGHFLKGSPIVAFPEPLAPDLSLINRWQRLKAIHHQFAIRWKEEYLKALQKRYKWKTTSPNIKVGDLVVVMDDLLPPSDWRLGRVARTHNGPDENVRIADVRIASGIITRPIVKLCHLPLLDQPQ, from the coding sequence ATGAGCGTGGAAAAGGCATCTGCGAATCTCACTTCCCAACCTTCGGTATCTGATACCAATACCGGTGCTGCTCCCCCAGCGCAGACCTCGTTAAGTAATGACAAGTTCCTGTTTGATTGTGATCATTTGATCAACTTCTGCACTCAGTTTGAGCAGTGTGAGATCCAAGATCAAACGGATTCGGTATTGGAAGTAAGGTTGGAGGACTTGGAGCATAGGTGGCAGCGACTTCAGACTACATATGAGAGTCTTATGCTAGCTCCGAGAGGTACCAATTCGAAGGACTTTAGAGACAACGCACTGGTTAATTTTAATGCCAGCTCAGAGGCCTATTATACGGCGAGATCCCAAATACTCGATATGCTAAGAATATCTGGTGGAAATACTCGCCAGAATGCAAGGCACAGCCTTATTCCGGCTTATATTCCCCAACCAGCCGCTAATCACTCGTCTCATGATGTTGCTGACAGTTACATCAAAGTCCCTCCCTGTGATACCGAGATATTCAAGGGAGGTTATGAAGAATGGCCGTCATTTCGTGACATGTTCACGGCGGTCTACGCGGACCATCCAAAATTGACCCGAGCTCAAAAGTTATATCATCTGCGAAATAAGACTAGAGGTGACGCCGGTGCcatagtcaagcgatatgcgcTCTGCGATGAGAACTTTGATCTTGCTTGGAGTGCCTTGAAGGCTCGCTATGAAAATAAGCGAGTCTTAGTAGACAATCAACTGAAGATTCTCTTCAGTATCCCAACTGCCACTGTGGAGAACAGTGAAGCAATTCACAGGATTCAATCCACAGTTAACGATTGTCTCTGCACCCTCAGGACACTTAACGTCAATGTTGGAAGCTGGGATCCAATTTTGTTGTACTTGGTATCGACCAAGTTGCCAGATGAAACACTGGCTCTCTGGGAACAGTCTCTCACATCTCACCGTGAGCTTCCCACTTGGAACCAGCTGGATGAATTTCTCATCAGCCGCTATGAAATCGTGGAACGCCTTTCGAGCATGAAGGCCACGAAAACCAGAGGTTCGCTCCCGTCTCAGAACAGTGGTAAGATACAAACTTACCACTCGCAAGAAAAGCTAAGCTCTTCTTGCCCCCTGTGCAATTCCGACCACACTATAAGAAGCTGTGGGCAATTTCGAAAATATTCCGCACAACAACGCAACGAATTTGCACACAGGCATAAGTTGTGTATGAATTGCCTCTCCTCGTCTCATCTCAAGACAAATTGCAAGAGTATAAACACTTGCATCATATGTCACAAGCCACACCATACTCTGCTGCACTTTAGGGGTAAGCCAGAAGAGAAGACTGATGATCGCCCAAATCATTCTAATCACGAAGACAACAAGAGTCACGCGAAATCTTCGGGCGTAAGCCCAAAAGACACCTCTCTTAATGAAGCTCCCTCCACTTCAAGCGCCAATCGCTCCTCTCATGTTCAGGCTAATTTCTCATCCAACAACGAGACGATTTTACTACGAACAGCTCTAGTTCGTGTTGAACATCAAGGGGAGTTGTTCACTTTGAGAGCCCTGATTGATCCCGGTTCTCAACGAACCTTTATAACCCAACGAATTCAGAAGCGCTTGCAAATTCCCACTTCCAGAGCGCACTTCGAAATTTTTGGTATTGGAGAACAGACTCAAACTTCGGAAAAGGAATGCCAACTCGTCATTGTCGCTGAAAAATACGATGTTCGCTTCACAGTCTCGGCAATAGTTCTGCctaaaatgacaaaatggctACCCTCTGTTTCATTTGAAGTTTCAAATCCCTCAGATCTGGAGGAACTTGATTTAGCCGATCCAAACTTCAATAAATCCGCTCAAATTGACCTAATTTTAGGCAATGATTCTGAACGCTTCATCAGCATGGAAGGAATCAGAAAGAACGTATGTGGCGATACCTCAGCATACAATACAGTATTTGGCTGGGTATTGAGCGGTCCAATGCAAACTGAAAGAATTTTCTCATTTTCCACTAACGTggttgaatccgaggatataaaaataagcgAACTTCTGAGAAAATTCTGGGAGCAAGAAGAGGTACCCATGGCTCCCCCTCTTTGTGAGGAAGATCAGTTTTGCGAAGAGTTCTACTCTAAAACTACCACCAGATCCCCGGATGGTAGATACATCGTGAGACTGCCTTTCAAGGCAGAGTTCTCCGATTCCCTGTCTCTCGGCTCTTCTCGCTTTCTCGCTCTAGCTCAATACAATCGTATGGAGACAAAGCTCTCTGATGACCCCGAGCTAAATACAGAGTACAATTCAGTGTTAAGCGAGTACCTTTCTCTCGGTCATGCTGAAGAAACCTCTTCTCAGGAGATAAACTGTTATGGGAAATACAATTCCTTTTATCTCCCTCACCACGCCGTCATTCGTCCAGAGCATAAATCCACAAAGGTGAGAGTTGTGTTTAATGCGTCTCGTAAGAGCAAATCTGGATACTCTCTGAATGACGTGCTGCACACTGGGCCTACgctacaaaccgatttgacatCTGTTATCCTCGGCTGGCGCAGATACAGATATGTATTCTGCGGGGATATTCAAAAAATGTATAGGCAGATATGGTTGCATCCAATCGATAGAGCCTATCAGCGAATACTTTTCAGGCCGGATCCTACGGGACCGGTAAAAGATTTCGAACTAAAAACGGTTACCTTTGGCCTCAACTGCGCCCCGTTTTTAGCCATCCGCACCCTTTTGAAACTGGCCGCTGACTCTGAGAACAAATTTCCCAATGTCGCAGAGACATTGAGGAAAGAGACATATGTCGACGACATTTTGTCCGGAGGCTTCTCTATTGAAGACACCATTCAAGCGCAAGGGGACATAATCTCGGTCCTTGCGCAGGCAGGGTTTCCCCTTGTCAAATTAACCGCGAACGACCCACAATTACTGGCAAACCTCCCACCCGAAAGTCTATATAACTCAGACTTCTTGCGTTTCCATGACTCTAGCACTACCAAGActctgggtatcaaatggaatgcCCTAACTGATTCATTCAGTTACACCCTCAGCGCTATTCCAACCGACCAGCCTATGAGCAAACGCAAAGTTCTCTCCGCCGTCGCTCAACTATTCGATCCTGCAGGATGGGTTGCTCCTGTAGTGATCAAGTCGAAAATTCTGATGCAGCAACTTTGGCTTGAAGGGCTGGATTGGGATGACGAACTAAGCTCGGAAACTCTGGGAAAATGGAATTCTCTGGTCTCTGACTTGGGTCACATTGGGTCGATTTCCGTTCCCAGATGGCTGCAGTACCATCCCTCTGATACCGTGGAGATTCATGGGTTCTCTGACGCATCTCAAGCGGCAATGTGTGCATGCGTATACATTCGGTGTCAGACCTCCAAGTCTGTAGTGTTCTCGAATTTGTTCGTGGCGAAAAGTAAAGTGGCTCCTCTGAAGCCTGTATGCCTTCCACGTTTGGAACTCAATGGTGCCTTCCTCCTAGCGAAACTTGTCAACTATGTGGTGTGCTCGTTCGACATGAACATTAGTGGCATCACGCTTTGGACAGATTCGTCTATTGTTCTTGGTTGGTTAACAAAACCACCATGGACCTGGGAAACATACGTGGCAAATCGAACTTCCAAAATTCATGATCTTCTACCAGAGGGAACATGGCGACATGTACCCACCCACGACAATCCAGCCGACCTCGGTACGAGAGGCTGTAGGCCGCAAGACCTCGCTTGCAATTCATTTTGGTTTCATggcccgaattggctgacaaacCCACCGTCAGAATGGCCAGACAGAAACCCTTTGATCTCTCCCGAAATGAGAAAGCGCCTGAATATTCAGGTTATGCACGAAACGGTAGAAGATCCGGACATCTTGCTTAGATTTTCGTCATATCCCCGAGCATTGAGAGTAGTGTCTTATATGCTTAGATTCTGTCATAACTGTCTTAGTGGACGCAGGGGTACCACGAGGATTTCCTCTTCGATTCTTACCCAAGAGGAGGTAaaacgcacaaaatttcgcctcaTAATGTTGGCACAGATGAAATGGTACCCAGAGGAGTACAAGCAGATCAGTAGATCTGAAGAATTGTCCAACAAAAGCTCACTGCTCTGTCTAAATCCCTTTTTAGACCAGGAAAGAGTCCTTCGTGTGAATGGTCGTCTCGCTGCCTGTTCTTTACCCTATAATGAACGTTACCCCATCATACTTCCTGGGAACTCTCGGCTTTGCCATTTATATCTACTCCATTTGCACGAATTTCTCGCTCACGGTGAATGCATCCTCATGTGCCGGATGATTCAAACGGAGTTTCACATCTCACGTCTCAAACCAAGGGTGAAAGGCATTATTCATAAGTGCAAAACCTGCATCATATTCAGGAAACGATCTTGCGTCCAGATAATGGCTCCGCTCCCTCCTGACAGATGCACCATTACACCAGCATTTCACGTGACTGGTATAGATTTTGCAGGACCCTTTGAGATTAAAAGTTCATCTCTACGCCGATCCCCTCTCTTGAAAGGCTATGTGAGCATTTTCGTGTGCTTCGCCACCAAGGCCGTACACTTGGAGCCATGCTCCGAGCTTTCCACGGCGGCATTTGAGGCCGCTTTTTCTCGTTTTCTTGGGAGGCGAGGCCTACCTAGAAAGGTAGTATCGGATAATGGCAGAAATTTCGTAGGTGCAAGTCGAAAGATGCTGAAAGAATTCAGAAGTTTCATTCAGGTAGCAGCGAGTGACATTGCTGGAAAGTACGCTACCCAAGGCTTTGAGTGGCAGTTTATACCCCCCCATGCTCCACATATGGGTGGCCTTTGGGAATCGGCCGTGAAGTCATTCAAACACCATTTCAAACGAGTAGCAGGCGCTCATCTCTTCACTTTCGAGCAATTCGCTACCGTTCTCGCTCGGATTGAAGGAGTTCTAAACTCCCGTCCAATCTCTGCTGTCTCTGAGGATCCGAACGACCTCACAGCTTTGACTCCCGGACACTTTTTGAAAGGCTCACCAATTGTGGCTTTTCCCGAGCCTCTTGCCCCAGACCTCTCCCTTATAAACAGGTGGCAGAGACTGAAGGCGATACATCACCAGTTCGCTATTCGATGGAAAGAAGAGTACCTCAAAGCTCTTCAAAAGCGATACAAGTGGAAAACCACTTCTCCCAATATAAAGGTCGGCGATCTCGTAGTCGTAATGGACGATCTACTGCCGCCTAGCGACTGGCGACTCGGAAGAGTGGCTAGGACGCATAATGGTCCCGATGAAAATGTAAGAATAGCCGATGTCCGTATCGCCTCGGGCATCATTACTCGACCGATTGTCAAATTGTGCCACTTGCCCTTGCTCGATCAACCCCAATAA